From Ptychodera flava strain L36383 chromosome 3 unlocalized genomic scaffold, AS_Pfla_20210202 Scaffold_26__1_contigs__length_13983176_pilon, whole genome shotgun sequence, one genomic window encodes:
- the LOC139125938 gene encoding uncharacterized protein: MALRKFSDFLKQCQVAMKDIPDLAVLNDVRENRKMLQKLPDWVVTRWSRVVARVKKLTNTYPPFENFVGFIQEEADIACDPLTSLGSLRPSTDKDQQGTSNGTTRKRKPGGHTLSTSSKPTTDTESCQFCKKNGHTIQECEAFKAKPMTERQDFVKKGGYCFGCLGKGHVSRNCPARCKCKKCGKKHPTSLHSEEKMSIPKTKPRTNEADDVAQVQDPDKEDNGETKKAGCYGVTRPQGKPISSMIVPCVDIKP, encoded by the coding sequence ATGGCACTGCGAAAATTTTCAGACTTTCTCAAGCAGTGTCAAGTAGCCATGAAAGATATACCAGACCTAGCAGTCTTGAATGATGtgagagaaaacagaaaaatgctCCAAAAGCTACCCGATTGGGTTGTTACTCGATGGAGTCGAGTGGTCGCAAGGGTAAAGAAACTTACAAATACGTACCCGCCATTTGAGAACTTTGTTGGGTTCATACAGGAAGAGGCAGATATTGCATGTGATCCATTAACATCACTTGGATCTCTGAGACCATCAACGGACAAGGATCAACAAGGAACTTCAAATGGCACGACCAGAAAGCGAAAACCAGGTGGACACACTTTATCCACTTCATCAAAGCCGACAACAGATACTGAATCATGTCAGTTCTGTAAGAAAAATGGACACACCATCCAAGAATGTGAAGCATTCAAAGCAAAGCCAATGACAGAAAGGCAAGATTTTGTCAAGAAAGGTGGCTATTGCTTTGGTTGCTTGGGTAAAGGTCATGTATCAAGGAACTGCCCTGCTCGCTGCAAGTGTAAGAAATGCGGTAAGAAGCATCCAACCAGCTTGCACAGTGAAGAGAAAATGTCCATTCCAAAGACGAAGCCCCGCACGAACGAAGCAGATGATGTTGCTCAAGTGCAAGATCCTGACAAGGAGGATAATGGTGAAACAAAGAAAGCCGGTTGCTATGGCGTCACTCGTCCTCAAGGCAAACCCATTTCGTCAATGATTGTTCCCTGTGTGGATATCAAGCCATGA
- the LOC139125939 gene encoding uncharacterized protein has translation MTTSNRAVTCRRYSYLRVRGFDSHTVISLPTTYSLDYIPVEESHIPTPDIANEWPHLRQIAHLVQPLKKCEVGLLIGYDCPQALAPRSCITGEGNQPFAVETDLGWSIVGQLTQSEDDKDVFSVTHRILTKTIPDNMQPSVNTDGHLPQDVCYAFKTSAREQFIEPSDIVKILESDFNETRAEDVTMSQEDIRFMRIIENSISKETDGFYTMPLPFKRDKPPLPNNKSMAEQRLQYLRRRFKSNPKYRNDYMQFMQDIITAGDAELVNEQEQEDGSTWYIPHHGVYHPKKPGKIRVVFDCSARFRGTSLNDHLLQGPDQMNPLIGVLCRFRKENVAIMCDIERMFHRFRVNEDDRDYLRFLWWKDSDFDSKPATYRMKVHLFGAVSSPGCANYGLKQVAKDNPQYGEKAVNFVSRNFYVDDGLESLESHKKPFN, from the coding sequence ATGACGACAAGCAACAGAGCAGTAACTTGTCGACGATATTCGTACCTCAGAGTTCGTGGATTTGATTCACACACAGTGATATCATTACCTACAACATATTCACTTGATTATATTCCCGTAGAGGAATCACACATACCCACTCCTGATATTGCCAACGAATGGCCTCATCTCAGACAAATTGCTCATCTCGTACAGCCTTTGAAGAAATGCGAAGTAGGTCTACTGATCGGTTATGATTGCCCACAGGCCCTGGCACCTCGCAGCTGCATTACCGGGGAGGGCAATCAGCCATTCGCAGTAGAAACGGACCTCGGATGGAGCATCGTTGGACAACTAACACAGTCTGAGGATGATAAAGATGTTTTCAGTGTAACTCATCGAATACTTACGAAGACAATACCAGATAACATGCAACCCAGTGTCAACACGGACGGGCATCTTCCGCAGGACGTTTGCTATGCCTTTAAGACTTCAGCAAGAGAACAGTTCATCGAACCTTCGGACATTGTGAAAATACTCGAATCAGACTTTAACGAAACCCGAGCTGAAGATGTTACCATGTCACAGGAGGACATTCGTTTCATGAGGATCATTGAAAATAGCATCTCCAAAGAGACGGACGGTTTCTATACCATGCCCCTTCCATTTAAACGAGACAAACCACCACTTCCGAACAATAAATCGATGGCAGAACAACGACTGCAGTACCTTAGACGTCGATTCAAGTCGAATCCTAAATACCGAAATGACTACATGCAATTCATGCAAGATATCATCACAGCGGGAGATGCAGAGTTAGTTAATGAACAAGAGCAGGAGGATGGATCAACATGGTATATACCCCACCACGGTGTGTACCACCCCAAAAAACCTGGCAAGATTCGTGTCGTATTTGACTGCAGTGCACGATTTAGAGGAACCAGCCTTAATGACCACTTACTACAGGGACCAGACCAGATGAACCCCCTGATTGGTGTACTTTGCCGATTTCGAAAGGAAAATGTGGCTATTATGTGTGACATTGAACGGATGTTCCACAGATTTAGAGTAAATGAAGATGATAGAGACTATCTTCGATTCCTTTGGTGGAAAGATAGTGATTTCGACTCTAAACCAGCCACATACAGGATGAAAGTTCACCTTTTCGGCGCTGTATCCTCGCCAGGATGCGCAAACTATGGACTTAAACAAGTGGCAAAGGATAATCCTCAATACGGAGAGAAAGCAGTCAACTTTGTCTCCAGAAATTTCTATGTAGACGATGGACTCGAAAGTTTAGAGTCCCACAAGAAGCCATTCAACTAA
- the LOC139125941 gene encoding uncharacterized protein: protein MESVPISERAKNVKDLDLSFNELPIERALGIEWCAESDTFHFSPVVKEHTSTRRGILSAVASVFDPLGFLAPFVLRGKRILQEMCKKGTEWDDPLPDDLRPKWESWLSELRELDELQIRRCFKPDSFGTVKKIELHHFSDASLKGYGQSSYLRLVDCKDNIHCSLVMGKSRVAPLKPVTIPRLELQAALVSVQVSNFLNKELDYETIENFFWTDSKIVLDYLNNDARRFHIFVANRIQRIKESSQPEQWHYISTKENPADHASRGLGVNDMIHSNWFKGPTFLWDKEFPAPSHTSRDIPADDPELKTTRTLATTQQTFSSMIERIERFSKWNRAITAVAVLYRYIAKKRNQESATPGKLNRKQPWQ from the coding sequence ATGGAATCTGTACCCATATCAGAGCGCGCCAAGAATGTCAAGGATCTAGACTTGTCCTTCAATGAACTTCCCATAGAGAGAGCTCTGGGAATTGAGTGGTGTGCTGAGTCAGACACATTCCACTTCTCGCCTGTTGTTAAGGAGCATACTTCTACTCGACGCGGAATATTATCTGCGGTAGCCTCAGTATTCGACCCACTCGGTTTTCTCGCCCCTTTCGTACTTCGAGGAAAACGAATCCTACAAGAAATGTGTAAGAAGGGAACAGAATGGGATGACCCCTTACCAGATGACTTACGACCGAAGTGGGAATCATGGCTTTCTGAACTTCGAGAATTAGATGAACTTCAGATAAGAAGATGTTTCAAACCAGACAGTTTTGGAACTGTTAAGAAGATTGAGCTCCACCATTTTTCGGATGCAAGCCTGAAAGGCTATGGACAAAGCTCCTATTTAAGGCTTGTCGATTGTAAGGACAACATTCATTGTTCACTCGTGATGGGGAAGTCGAGAGTTGCCCCCTTGAAACCCGTAACAATTCCAAGATTAGAGCTTCAAGCAGCGCTCGTCTCAGTTCAAGTCAGTAACTTCTTGAATAAGGAATTAGACTACGAAACCATTGAGAACTTCTTCTGGACAGACTCGAAGATAGTTCTCGACTATCTGAACAATGATGCACGTCGCTTTCACATATTTGTGGCCAATCGCATACAAAGAATCAAAGAATCATCTCAGCCAGAGCAATGGCATTATATCAGCACCAAGGAAAACCCAGCAGACCATGCATCTCGTGGACTTGGTGTAAACGACATGATACATTCGAATTGGTTCAAGGGACCAACCTTTCTATGGGACAAGGAATTTCCCGCACCCAGCCATACGAGTAGGGATATTCCTGCAGACGATCCAGAGTTAAAGACTACGAGAACGTTAGCGACTACACAGCAAacattttcatcaatgataGAGCGTATAGAAAGATTTTCAAAATGGAATAGAGCAATAACTGCGGTTGCAGTATTGTACAGATACATCGCCAAGAAAAGAAACCAAGAAAGTGCTACGCCAGGAAAGCTAAACAGAAAGCAACCATGGCAATAG
- the LOC139125942 gene encoding uncharacterized protein, producing MPDHVKHPVILPRRSHVTTLIIKWCHEQVAHQGRGMTVNKIRSSGFWIVSCSSAVESFIYKCVQCRKFRGKANTQRMADLPKDRLEPSPPFTYCGMDCFGPFIVKERRSEVKRYGIIFTCLSLRAIHTEILEEMTTDAFLNCLRIFIAIRGPVRHIRCDRGSNFVGAKNELQVGLQSMDEGKIKDELSRRQCDFIFNSPHASHMVVSGNAR from the coding sequence ATGCCTGACCACGTCAAGCATCCTGTCATCCTTCCTCGTAGGAGTCATGTTACAACACTGATCATCAAATGGTGTCATGAACAAGTAGCCCACCAGGGTCGCGGCATGACAGTAAACAAAATCAGATCAAGTGGATTCTGGATAGTAAGTTGTAGTTCTGCAGTCGAATCATTTATCTACAAATGTGTTCAATGTAGAAAGTTCAGAGGAAAGGCCAACACTCAAAGAATGGCAGATTTGCCAAAGGATCGTCTTGAACCTTCACCTCCATTCACATACTGTGGTATGGATTGCTTTGGTCCTTTCATCGTCAAGGAACGTCGTAGTGAGGTAAAACGATATGGTATCATTTTTACGTGTTTATCACTGAGAGCCATACACACCGAAATCTTGGAAGAAATGACAACAGATGCATTTCTGAATTGTCTTCGTATCTTTATCGCAATCAGAGGTCCTGTGAGACACATACGTTGTGATCGAGGATCAAACTTCGTGGGAGCCAAAAATGAGCTTCAAGTTGGATTACAGTCCATGGATGAAGGAAAGATTAAGGATGAGTTATCCAGACGTCAGTGTGATTTCATCTTCAACTCTCCCCATGCTAGCCACATGGTGGTGTCTGGGAACGCCAGATAA